In one window of Fusobacteria bacterium ZRK30 DNA:
- a CDS encoding porin family protein yields MKKVLLGLVALSALSFGAKGDTYLNARFGGDLGAEYTKIYTKDNGEDVPILNNETKGFGGEIAIEGYRGLTDNFDLGLGLAYQFHGDREDKSNGTSQGNLDSKGGEYNSVPLYLIAKYNFHMDSEFTPYLKANLGYSFNMGSSDIEYSFTDANKSGKTETEVENGLYWAIGGGMEYHNFTVELMYALNKAKSEIKGENEKEDNDYGRLVLSAGYRFNL; encoded by the coding sequence ATGAAAAAAGTATTATTAGGGTTAGTAGCACTATCGGCACTATCATTTGGTGCTAAGGGAGATACGTATTTAAATGCAAGATTCGGGGGAGATTTAGGAGCTGAATACACTAAGATCTACACTAAAGATAATGGAGAAGATGTTCCTATCTTAAATAATGAGACAAAGGGATTTGGTGGAGAGATAGCCATTGAGGGATATAGAGGTTTAACAGATAATTTTGACCTGGGTTTAGGTCTAGCGTACCAATTCCATGGAGATAGGGAAGATAAATCAAATGGAACAAGTCAAGGAAATCTAGATTCTAAAGGTGGAGAGTACAACTCAGTCCCACTATATTTAATCGCTAAATATAACTTTCATATGGATTCAGAATTCACACCATATTTAAAGGCTAACTTAGGTTATTCATTTAACATGGGTTCTTCAGATATAGAATATTCTTTTACAGATGCAAATAAAAGTGGAAAAACAGAGACAGAGGTTGAAAATGGTCTTTATTGGGCTATTGGTGGAGGAATGGAATACCATAATTTCACAGTAGAATTAATGTATGCACTTAATAAAGCTAAATCTGAAATAAAGGGTGAAAACGAAAAAGAAGACAATGACTATGGAAGACTTGTTCTTTCTGCCGGTTATAGATTCAATTTATAA
- a CDS encoding branched-chain amino acid transaminase, which translates to MEMIDTKKIWMNGEMIDHDNAKVHVLSHVMHYGTSFFEGIRAYKTEEGTAIFRLDEHIDRLYNSCKIYRTEIPYSKEEMKKAIFDTIKINGIKTAYIRPLVYRGYESLGVNPSNCPVETMIAAWEWGAYLGEEALTKGVDVCVSSWRRLAPNTMPTAAKAGGNYLSSQLIKMEALENGYDEGIALDYSGNVSEGSGENLFVVSNGKIYSPQAGSSALIGITRNSVITIARDLGYEVVEETISRESLYTADEMFFSGTAAEITPIASVDKITVGIGKRGPVTERIQKAFFEMTEGKKSEYNSWLTYVK; encoded by the coding sequence ATAGAGATGATAGATACTAAAAAAATATGGATGAATGGTGAGATGATCGATCATGACAATGCTAAGGTTCACGTTTTATCCCATGTAATGCACTATGGAACTAGTTTTTTTGAAGGGATCAGAGCTTATAAAACAGAGGAAGGAACAGCTATATTCAGACTAGATGAACATATCGACAGATTATATAACTCTTGTAAAATATACAGAACTGAGATCCCATATTCTAAAGAGGAGATGAAAAAAGCTATATTTGATACTATCAAAATCAATGGTATTAAAACTGCCTATATCAGACCCTTGGTATACAGAGGATATGAATCTTTAGGAGTAAATCCATCTAATTGTCCCGTTGAAACTATGATAGCTGCCTGGGAATGGGGAGCATACCTAGGAGAAGAAGCATTGACTAAGGGAGTAGATGTCTGTGTATCTTCTTGGAGACGTTTAGCACCCAATACAATGCCTACAGCTGCCAAAGCCGGCGGGAACTATCTGAGTTCCCAACTTATCAAGATGGAAGCACTAGAAAATGGTTACGATGAAGGTATTGCTTTAGATTACTCAGGAAATGTAAGTGAGGGAAGCGGGGAAAATTTATTTGTAGTTTCCAACGGAAAGATCTATTCTCCCCAGGCAGGGTCGTCTGCACTTATTGGTATCACCCGGAATTCTGTAATAACAATAGCCCGTGACCTAGGTTATGAAGTTGTAGAAGAAACAATTTCCAGGGAATCTCTATATACAGCCGATGAGATGTTTTTTTCTGGAACTGCTGCTGAGATAACACCAATAGCCAGTGTTGACAAAATAACAGTTGGAATTGGTAAAAGAGGTCCTGTCACAGAGAGGATACAAAAAGCCTTCTTTGAGATGACAGAAGGAAAAAAATCTGAGTATAATTCTTGGTTAACTTATGTAAAATAA
- the ilvD gene encoding dihydroxy-acid dehydratase, with the protein MRSNELKKGSQRAPHRSLLKALGLVDEEIKRPIIGIAGSYNEIVPGHMHLDKIIDAVKTGVRLAGGVPLEFSTIAVCDGLAMNHNGMSFSLPSREIIADSAEISATAMPFDAMVFIPSCDKVVPGMLMAAARLNIPSIFISGGPMLAGVFKGKKIGLSNVFEYVGEYENGSMSCEDLAEAENSACPTCGSCSGMYTANTMNCLTEALGMSLSGNGTIPAVFSERIRLAKTAGMQVLKLLEADLKPKDIMTKDAFYNAIAVDMALGGSTNSSLHLPAIANECRIELTLKEFDDVSKEVLQICKLSPSGEHFIEDLHMAGGVSAVMNVLHQNDCLKEASTVMLKSQLEVAVGSKVLDKDVIRTFEKAYYKNGGLATLYGNLAADGAIVKAGAVDKTMIKHCGPARVFENEEDSVKAILGGHIEKGDIVVIRYEGPKGGPGMREMLAPTATLAGMGLDKYCALITDGRFSGASRGAAVGHVSPEAADGGVIGLVKEGDLIEIDIPNRSISLKVSDSEIEDRKTNFKPLIKQVESSYLRRYQQIVSSASKGAVLLKNY; encoded by the coding sequence ATGAGAAGTAATGAATTAAAAAAAGGGAGCCAGAGAGCTCCCCATAGATCTCTATTAAAAGCTCTAGGGCTTGTAGATGAGGAAATAAAAAGACCAATTATAGGGATAGCCGGTTCCTATAATGAAATAGTTCCGGGACATATGCACCTGGATAAAATAATCGATGCCGTAAAAACCGGAGTTAGATTAGCTGGAGGAGTTCCTCTGGAATTTAGTACCATAGCTGTTTGTGATGGTCTAGCTATGAATCATAATGGGATGAGTTTTTCCCTTCCAAGCAGAGAGATTATAGCTGACTCTGCAGAGATAAGTGCCACGGCAATGCCCTTTGATGCTATGGTATTTATTCCAAGTTGTGACAAAGTAGTTCCCGGAATGCTCATGGCAGCAGCCAGATTAAATATTCCATCTATTTTTATTAGTGGGGGACCTATGTTGGCCGGTGTCTTTAAAGGTAAAAAAATTGGTTTAAGCAATGTCTTTGAATATGTCGGTGAATATGAAAACGGAAGTATGAGCTGTGAAGATTTAGCAGAAGCTGAAAATTCTGCCTGTCCAACATGTGGATCTTGTTCCGGTATGTATACTGCAAATACCATGAATTGCCTTACAGAAGCTCTTGGAATGTCACTATCTGGTAACGGAACCATTCCAGCTGTATTTTCAGAAAGAATCAGACTGGCTAAAACAGCCGGGATGCAGGTTTTAAAATTATTGGAAGCAGATTTAAAGCCTAAAGACATCATGACAAAAGATGCTTTTTATAACGCTATAGCCGTTGATATGGCTCTGGGAGGATCTACAAATTCAAGTTTACACCTTCCTGCTATTGCCAATGAATGTAGGATAGAACTGACTTTAAAAGAATTTGATGATGTTTCAAAAGAAGTTTTACAGATATGTAAATTATCTCCCTCAGGGGAACATTTTATAGAGGACCTGCATATGGCAGGAGGAGTTTCTGCTGTTATGAATGTTTTACATCAAAATGATTGTTTGAAAGAAGCTTCTACTGTGATGCTAAAATCTCAGCTGGAAGTAGCAGTAGGAAGTAAGGTATTAGATAAAGATGTTATTAGAACTTTTGAGAAGGCATACTATAAAAATGGTGGATTAGCCACTCTATATGGAAATTTAGCAGCCGATGGAGCCATTGTAAAAGCTGGAGCAGTAGATAAAACAATGATTAAACATTGTGGACCTGCCAGAGTATTTGAAAATGAAGAGGATTCGGTAAAAGCTATCTTAGGAGGCCATATAGAAAAAGGCGATATAGTTGTCATTCGATATGAAGGGCCAAAAGGCGGACCTGGAATGAGGGAGATGTTAGCTCCTACTGCCACACTAGCCGGAATGGGATTGGATAAATATTGTGCTCTTATTACAGACGGAAGATTTTCAGGAGCTAGTCGTGGAGCAGCAGTTGGCCATGTATCTCCAGAAGCAGCAGATGGAGGAGTTATCGGTCTTGTAAAAGAAGGAGATCTTATAGAGATCGACATCCCTAATAGATCTATCTCTTTAAAAGTCAGTGACAGTGAGATAGAGGATAGAAAAACTAACTTTAAACCTCTAATAAAGCAGGTAGAAAGTAGTTACCTCAGAAGGTACCAGCAAATTGTTAGTTCAGCCAGCAAGGGAGCTGTCCTTTTAAAAAATTATTAA
- the guaB gene encoding IMP dehydrogenase, with translation MLNGKIIKEAITFDDVLLVPQKSEVLPHEVSLQTKLTKKITLNIPFLSAAMDTVTESKMAISMARQGGLGFIHKNMSIEDQAAEIDKVKRNESGMITNPIILHRNSILADADKIMATYRVSGLPIVEDDGTLVGIITNRDLKYRKDLSQKVEEIMTSENLITASIGTTLDEAKEILLENRIEKLPIVDKDNKLKGLITIKDIDNLEEYPNACKDKKGRLRVGGAVGIGADTMERVSALVEAGVDIITVDSAHGHSQGVLNMIKTIRTEFPELDIIGGNIVTAQAAIDLVEAGATAVKVGVGPGSICTTRVVAGVGVPQLTAVNDVYEVCKNLEVGVIADGGIKLSGDIVKALAAGADCVMVGGLLAGTEEAPGEEVIFNGRKFKVYVGMGSMAAMKRGSGDRYFQGKAKKLVPEGIEGRVAFKGSLSDVIFQLCGGIRAGMGYCGTPTIEVLKRDGKFVKITGSGLKESHPHDINITKEAPNYTT, from the coding sequence ATGTTAAACGGAAAAATAATCAAAGAGGCTATCACCTTTGACGATGTATTATTAGTACCACAAAAATCAGAGGTTTTACCCCACGAGGTATCATTACAGACAAAATTAACTAAAAAAATCACCCTAAACATCCCATTTTTGAGTGCTGCTATGGATACTGTTACAGAATCTAAGATGGCTATCTCCATGGCACGTCAAGGGGGATTAGGATTTATCCATAAAAATATGTCTATCGAAGACCAGGCTGCTGAGATAGACAAGGTTAAAAGAAATGAATCTGGGATGATCACAAACCCTATCATCTTGCATAGAAACTCTATCCTAGCTGATGCAGATAAGATCATGGCAACATACAGAGTTTCCGGATTACCTATTGTAGAAGACGACGGGACATTGGTAGGAATTATCACAAATAGAGACTTGAAATACAGAAAAGATCTAAGTCAAAAAGTAGAGGAGATCATGACCTCTGAAAATCTTATTACAGCCTCTATTGGAACTACTTTAGATGAAGCTAAGGAAATTTTATTAGAAAACAGAATTGAAAAACTACCTATCGTAGATAAAGATAATAAATTAAAGGGACTTATAACTATAAAAGATATCGATAATTTAGAGGAATACCCAAATGCATGTAAGGATAAGAAGGGAAGATTAAGAGTCGGAGGAGCCGTTGGAATTGGGGCCGACACAATGGAGAGAGTAAGTGCATTGGTAGAAGCCGGAGTTGATATTATCACTGTAGATTCAGCCCATGGTCACTCACAAGGTGTACTTAATATGATAAAAACTATCAGAACTGAATTTCCTGAATTAGATATTATCGGAGGAAATATTGTAACTGCCCAGGCTGCCATTGATCTGGTAGAAGCTGGAGCTACAGCAGTAAAAGTAGGAGTAGGACCTGGTTCTATCTGTACTACCCGTGTTGTAGCAGGAGTAGGAGTTCCTCAGCTAACTGCTGTCAATGATGTCTATGAAGTTTGTAAAAACTTAGAAGTAGGTGTTATTGCCGATGGTGGAATAAAGTTATCTGGAGATATTGTTAAAGCTTTAGCTGCTGGTGCAGATTGTGTAATGGTAGGTGGACTTCTTGCCGGTACTGAGGAAGCTCCAGGAGAAGAAGTTATCTTTAATGGTAGAAAATTTAAGGTATATGTAGGTATGGGATCTATGGCTGCTATGAAAAGAGGGTCTGGAGACAGATATTTCCAAGGGAAGGCTAAAAAATTAGTTCCTGAAGGAATCGAAGGAAGGGTTGCTTTTAAAGGTTCATTATCTGATGTTATCTTCCAACTTTGTGGTGGTATCAGAGCTGGTATGGGATATTGCGGTACTCCTACAATAGAAGTTTTAAAGAGAGACGGGAAATTTGTTAAGATCACAGGATCAGGATTAAAAGAATCTCATCCCCACGATATAAACATTACAAAGGAAGCTCCTAACTACACAACATAG